The Pyrus communis chromosome 12, drPyrComm1.1, whole genome shotgun sequence genomic sequence CTGTTGGTGGCCCCTTATCTCAACCTGGATTTGTCAATAATGTTTGTACtggcccctttttttttttatcatataccAATTCTCCTAGTTCTTGTTCCTTCATCCACCTGATGCATGTGCTCGTCTTGTTGTATGCAACAGATGCCAGTTCAAGGCCCAAGCCAAACATTTCGTGATGGATTTTCCATGGCGGGCATGTCTCAGGTTTTTCTCGTACTAAACGTGATATTTTTAGTAACTTGTGATGTTGATATTCATCTTTTAATTTCATCTTTGATTGCATGTTGCCAGGAATTTTTGGGTGACGACTTTAAAAGTCAGGGATCACATGTTCCTTATAATGTTGCTGACTTCTCCACACAGGTATGAAGTTGCggtgcttttttcttttgtcgttTTTTCAGTGTATGCTGGGCCATGGGCCATACATTATTTGTTTGCTTCAGCAGTGTACTTCTGGATTTAGTTTTTGGGTTAAGTATATTTTTGTTCACCGTGTTTTGACTCAAAATCACTTTTGGTCCTGTGGTTTTAATTGTATCAATAGTCACTGTAATTTTTGTTAGCAATTTTATAAcaatcaaaagttgaataaACCCGAAAAGAGTGTCTTTCTATCAAATAAACCCAAGAAGTGCAGGTAGTTTTAGAAAGCCGATAATGCGGTCTTTCAATCCCTTAGCAACATTTTCTTGAAAACAGACAGATTGTTTCCCCAAATTGAAAATCTGGATTCTAACTTGTTTAATCACTTCACtttcaaaattgtttttaaattgcTAACAAAACCAAACCCACTGACTGAAAATGAAATCGAGCCAAAATAGTGTGACCAAATATGCATTTTTTGGCCTTTATGTGTTGGGCTATGCCTTAAGTTGTTTGTTGAAGGACGTGAGACAAAGTTTTTCATTTAAATACCCTTTTTGTTTTCATCTTCGATGAATTATTTTCCCTTGGAAGAAGTGATTCTACATCATGctaatcaaaaattgaaaagaaaaggttATTCATAGAAAGAGGATTTGCCTTACCCTTTTTGTGTCCACgctattttctttccaaatgtATCCATCGTCAATGTTATGTAATTTAAGAACCTCTGTTACTTGCAATTACAGAATTAGTCATGTATTCGAAAATTAAAACTTACATTATGCTAGCTTGGTCAACAGGCTTCTCAAAGTGGATATGCTGTTGATTATGTTACTCAAGGAGCACAAGCTGGGTTTCCAGGGAACTTTCTGAACCAGAACTCTCAAGCTGGATATTCTCGATTTGGTACAGGGAATGACTTCATGTCTCAGGTTTGCtagtttccctttcttttcgtTACATTTTTACTGTGCTTTGGGCAATTCTCAACCGCTTTCTTACAGGACTACATGCCTCATGGATCACAAGGCCTATTTACTCAGGTGGGCTTTAATGACCCATCACAGGATGAAGCATCACAGAACCACTATGGAGTTGCAAATGCCAATCAACTCCAGTCCCAGGTTTCATTTCATACAAATGCTATTTAATAGATTACTAcgggaaaataataaaatgggaTGTAGAGACATTTGGCTCCGTAATTAGCAAGTCCTTTCACATTGTTCTTCAACAGCGTTTAGTGGGTTGGGCATGTGACCAACATGTTTACTGCATTCTTCCTCTGTTCTTTTTCAAGTCATAGTTTGGCTTGGTGGTGGCTGTCCTCGCCGGTGCTAATAGCTGATACGTTCAACATATTTTCAGGGCTTTATGAACTCGCTGTACTCTCAGCCGTTTGCCCATTACAACACACAGCCAATGAACTTGCAGGCCCCAccacaacagcagcagcagcagcagcagccaccGCAGCCTCAGCCTCAGCCTCAGCAGGGTCAGACCTCCCaaaatcagaaaatccactACAATGGTTAAGAGACAGTAGGGAATAATGGCTGTGATGGGTTATAGTCTTTTGCATTCAGCAACTCGGTTTGTGCTCTCTTGTGTGCCCAAATACAACTACCCTAAATTGCCGAAGATTTGTCGGTTGCAATCAGTGTGGTTATCTCCAGAACCCCTAGTTGATATGTTGTGGGTTTTGGGGATACTATCAAATAGAGTGGGCAAATGAGCATATGGGGTCTGAGCAAACAAGAGCGACACATCCGGTGCTGAGAAAGAAAAGGATAACCCCGATATTACCTGCTTGAAGTTTTGTATTGTTCTGAAGAAAGGTAAGAAAAAGATGGATAAGTGAAATGAGAGCATTACATGGCATGGTTTTTGGCGAAAGGGTTCGGGCACTTGGAGAGCGGGGCGCGCTGTATATGCGACTGACAGGGAAATGACCCAATTTATTCATATACAGAAGCAGTTCTACAACGAATTTTGTACAGCATGCTCGGGGAAAGTCGCCTAACCCTTTCGGCTCCAGACATGTAATTATACTCTACATTATAATATCGCATAGACGACGACGATGAAATCTTTAGCAAGTATTTATCCAGTGCTTGTGCTGCTCGGCGTAGAACCCTTACCCCGGTCAGGTGGTATATAAAAAGCTTGATGATTGGTTTGTTTGTGTAATCTGCTTTCGTTTAAATGCTGCCTAATTGACCCCAGTAATATCTCCCCTCGGtttccttctcttttcttttggcGTCTAGTTTTTTAAAAACACGAAGCCACTTAGTATGATGATTAAGTGGTATTTCTCCATTGGTAAATGAAaggtttaggtttgattctcgccaaagtgaatttgaaccacattattgttaggtcattgtgtggcttaactcATTAGCTCATGCTTTATgcgtagataatattgttttttatttattttttctaatgactgattttgttatattagatgttagattagccatcgACAGAATTCGAACTCATGTAAGGGTTCAATACCTTATCATCATTGTAATAAATGACTCTTTgcagataatatcatttgttcaatagAAAGTTGTTGAAAAACGAACGAAAATAAGTACACTGGTCGAAAATAAAGAAACTTCAGATAGAGCCCTCGACAACGAAAGTTCTTTGGTTATCTTCATGTGGTGGTATGACTTGGAAAATGGCAAAACAATCCAAGCCCTCCATTTCCTCCACCATTTGACTCGGAAACTCGACGAGTCCAAAACCTTCATGTACCAACTCGCTTAAGCACTCGGCGGTCCATGGCCTGACCTCCGTTGACGCCCAAACCGTAGTACCTCTGCCGCACACGCTCTTCAACGTCTTGGCCAACCCCACCATTTCCTCTTGGTTATAGAACACGTCAGACATCAAAATTAGGTCCAACTCGCTGATTTGACTCGGTGACTCGTCCGATCCCCACACGAGTTCCCTCACCTGGACTCGGTCCCCGAGTCCGTTGGCCTCCACATTCCTCAACAGCCCCGGAAGTAGTGGCCCCATATCCGTGAGAAGGACTCGGCTCGCTCCAAGCCGAGCCGCTGTCAGGCCGGGAAGTCCTGCCCCAGCACCGAGCTCGAGGACGGACTTATCTTGGAAGTGAAAGTGGACTGTGCCTTGGGTGGCCATCCAGTTGGATAGGACAAGGGCCGAGTCCCAAACCCATGAGCCGGTGAGAGCTCGACCCGTTGTTGAGTCACTGACGTCGTCTAGCTCGTGGATAACTAGGGTTTGGTCTGCAACCTGGATTTGTCTCGTGCCCATATTCTGTCAGCTCTCTTCCTTCACTTGGTAGGTAGTGTTGCTACGATGTTATAtacattagggttttctttgttCTCGTTACTTTCTTTTGACAGAGAATATTTTCTTTGAAGTGGAAGAACTTGGTAACAGTTTAAAGTAAGAACAAAGCTGGTGTATGAGAGTTTGTGCTGGCTGTTGAGGTGTCGGAATATCGGCATCTGAAGCTTGTGCTAAAGCGGTGACTTGAGAAGAAAGCAAGCAAAAGGTTTAGAAAGTTGGATGAGCGTCAACCGACCTTGGGGAATAAATGCTCTTAACCACTTGAACAAACTCAAACATGAATACCGGgggttatagaaaaaaaatggtaaatgaTCTATGCAcgctatttttcttcttctagggACCTTAGGATCTACGCACGATTTTTTATCAATGGTCCGTATTCGTTGATTCCTAGGATCCCCAGGGAGGGGATCCAAATCCCACTGGAACAAACTCAAACATGAATACCGGGGGTTATAAATATGGTAAATGATCCATGCAcgctatttttcttcttctatacactgttaatttattttattttctagccACTAGAGTAACCAAATCAAAAGAGAATTTAGGGCTAAATAAAGAGGAGGCGTACGCAGAAGGTGAAAGATGGTGTACAAAAATCAGTCCCCAAAACGAATGGCTTGCTGGGATTTGAAAGCAACAATACACAATTTTGTAATCAACGAAGTTGAAGCATCCCTTAGGCTGCTGCGATTCAAAAGTGTCTTATGCATTGACTTAATGCTTTTGGTCTTCAGGAAAAGTTAAGACAACTAAATAAGCATAATAACCGAGGGTTATCAAAACTCATCGGTAATCAATCCAGTACAACCAGCTTCCGATACCCTTCCCCTTAGATGGCTGCTTCCATGCCAAAGTCGGGGCGAATTTCTCCGTCATTGTCCAAGAACAACCTGAGCAAATCGTCGGAGAAGCCATTTGGTACGGTCACCCCTGGATATGTACAAGGCTCCATCCACCTCCTTGGCTCACCATCCTGCATTATCCAATACACAATTTTTGGCACCGCATGTTCATACCCCTTCTCCTTAAACTTGCCATGTATGGCCGGATGAGCCTTGTCCGACCTTTTGGCAGTAGCTTCGTCAACGTATTCAATCCCAGTGAACACAAACACCTTCTTGATCATTTGCTCCGGCTTCAAATTAGCATTCACAGCCTCTTGGAGAATCAAGTCAAACACCCTCTGAAAATCAATCCTGCAGGTCGTCTTGGAAGTATTCCATCCTCTTCACAAACTCGCACTTGTAACTAAGTTGATCGCCTTGTATCAAACGTAGCTGAGGCGACTTACTGAAATTGATTGTCTGTCCTTTCCATGGCTCTTCATTCAGCTCAGACAACAAGAGTGTCCAAGCCACCACCGTGTCAATCGTGTGCCTACAGTTGTATACCAAGGCCGTTTCACACACAGCCAAGCAGTTGTTCAGATTTCCTTGCTTTGAAAAGAAGTGCTCCACCATTGTCTTCCACTAAAGCTCAGCCGCTTGTGCAAAATTCCAGTGATTCGCATAGCTTATGATCTCATGGGGAAGTAAAGCATCGCCTATGATATTGGACTTTTCGGCTTTCACCTTTTCAATGTACTTCTCAATACTCCAAAACTCACATACTGGTGTTATAGAACCTACCTGAGTTCAATATAATTATTTTGACGATGATCTGAAGATAGATCGTGCCTAAACTGCACTAAAAATTCGTTGGAAAAAAGAGGGAAATACTTTGAAACTCTTGCTCCAGCAATCGCAAgatcaggaaaaaaaaaccttggaaaccaattttaTGACCTTCCACAAAACGCCGAGAAATCTGGGTTTACAGGGATGCAAAACTCCTCTGAAGACAGAGAACCTAaacaaaatatccaaaaaaaaaaaaaaacaaaggaaaacggCGATACCTGTCGTGAATATTTTGCGAAACGAAGAAAACAGAATTTTAGAGGAAACGAAGGCGAGACTAGACGGAGAAAAGAAGTGATTGGCAAGAGACAAAGGCAAAGCAAATGATAAGGCGATGAAAACCAGTCGAAGCGTATAGATGAATGATGACGGATGCATGGCAATATGGGCAAAACCGATTATTTACTGTGGAATAGAGGAAACAACGCGACATGCATTGAAGAAACCGAAGGGTAAGAGCGTCCGGCCACTGGTCATCAACAATACCCCCAAAACTGAGTTTTAGCATGTAGGACTAGCGATTGGTGTCCGTCCATTGCTGCGGGTTTTAAAATCATACAACGTGtcataaggccatctccaaccgaagggttcaGAAagccagagggccgaaaatagcccgaaaaccgtctctaaccgagggctaGGTCAGATAACtcgtggaatctgagagggccccatGAATCTGAAAGGGTTGGAAGGCTGGCTGCATGGCTGaccaaaaaaatcattattcatGTTGGTTATAATTGACATGAATCCTTAagctaaaattcaaatgcaatggctagctgacatcagctagccattgcattagatttttttttttttttttttacagttttattattattttttatttacaaaatttttcctataacttctatttcacaaaatttgtttcatattttttttcttataacttcctaagtcattatacaacattaaattaaatgaaacaacattaaacaatatgaaacaacattaaataacattaaccaacatacaaattatacaatataaaaaaaaattatttaacaacatgaaacttaaacaatatttttaaaaacatttaacaacataaaacttaaacgcctactccatgcttcttttggcccaaagatgtgcaacaagatcctatTGTAGgtacttgaacttcttcatcagactcctcatcttcttgtctcatttgcgcccattttgcttccaatttggaattggatgaggacccccagttggaatccAACGAGGATTCAAaattggaattcattgcaaacttgaattgaaaaagattgaagtgaaagagattgaattaaaatagattgaattcaaagttgtgtgaattatagcccaatattcaccctatttatagcaaaagaaaaattcaaatccaacggcaaGCTGACGTCACTtaaccattggatttgaatttaagttctagtttttaaataataaattatgtttgaccctttagtcttcggttggagacggttttttgtgatagggctAAAACTAGCCCAATGACCCTTTGACTCTCGGTTGGAAACGGAGGCAAATATAGCTctgcattgttcattaaaatattaatttcttgaagggTCAGAAGGTTAAAACGAGTCATATggccagccctcggttggagatggcctaagttcTAATCGGAAATGTACTATTTACGAGCATGTGATTGATGTCTCATTGTTCAATAACAATAGGCAATACCATATTTACATACATGTGGAATGTTAGAAGGAAATTATTGACCTTTTGTTTTAAATCAAAAAGATCACtaattctaaaataaaatttcaaaataccTTTCCAATCAGTTGAACCTCAAGAA encodes the following:
- the LOC137711340 gene encoding uncharacterized protein, with the translated sequence MGTRQIQVADQTLVIHELDDVSDSTTGRALTGSWVWDSALVLSNWMATQGTVHFHFQDKSVLELGAGAGLPGLTAARLGASRVLLTDMGPLLPGLLRNVEANGLGDRVQVRELVWGSDESPSQISELDLILMSDVFYNQEEMVGLAKTLKSVCGRGTTVWASTEVRPWTAECLSELVHEGFGLVEFPSQMVEEMEGLDCFAIFQVIPPHEDNQRTFVVEGSI